One Actinomycetota bacterium genomic window, TCGGCCGCGTTGTTGTTCACAACGATGATCTCGTCGACCACGCCGGTGGCTTCGAAGCCCTTGATGCAGGCCCGGATGGAGTCGCGTTCGTTGTAGGTGGGAAGCACCACACTTATCGACCTGCCTTGATACACCGCTGACTCCCGGTAGAACGACTTTGGTACCCCCGCCGCAGTAGGCGGCCGAAGGCGCAACCCGGATTCTATCCGCGCCGGGGGAGGGCCGCCCCGGGCCCGGTTCCATAGGACGGCGCGATGTACGCGAGGATGCAGGTGGATGCGGTGAAACCGGTTCCCACCGGCCGCCGTGGAAGATACTCTCAAGACAGCTGATTCCGCACGAACAGGACCGCAATGGAAATAGTGATCATCGGCGGATGTGGCCACGTCGGCCTGCCGCTCGGAATAGCGTTCGCCTCCCGGGGCCGCAAGGTCTGTGTCTACGACCTGAACGACGAAGCGGTCGCCACCGTCAACAGCGGGACGATGCCGTTTGCCGAAAACGGCGCCTCCGACGTGCTTGCCGAGGTCGTCGGCGCCGGACTGCTGGTCGCCAGCAGCGACCCGTCGGTGATAAGCGACGCCCAGAACGTGATCGTCGTCATCGGCACGCCGGTCGACGAACACCTGAACCCCTCCCCCCAGGCGGTGCCGCTGGCCATCGAGGCGGTGCTGGACCACCTGGTCGACGGGCAGCTTCTCGTCCTGCGCAGCACGCTCTACCCGGGCGTCACCGCCATGGTCGAGAAGGTGATCGCCCGGGCCGGGCGCACGATCGACGTCGCCTTCTGCCCCGAGCGGATCGCCGAGGGCTACGCGATGACCGAGCTGTTCCAGCTGCCCCAGATCGTCTCCGGCCGCACCGACGCCGCCGCCGGCAGGGCCGAGGAGCTGTTCAGGGTCCTCACCGACAAGATCGTGCGCACCACCCCGGAGGAGGCCGAGCTGGCCAAGCTGTTCACCAACGCCTGGCGCTACATCAAGTTCGCCACCGCCAACCAGTTCTACATAATCGCCAACGACTTCGGCCTGGACTTCGAGACCATCCGCAAGGCCCTGGCCTTCGAGTACCCGCGGGCGCAGGACATGCCCTCGGCCGGTTTTGCCGCCGGGCCGTGCCTGTTCAAGGACACGATGCAGCTGGCCGCCTTCAACAACAACAACTTTTTGCTCGGCCACGCCGGGATGATGGTCAACGAAGGGCTGCCGCTGTACCTGGTCGCCCGGATCGAGCAGCGGTTCGACCTGTCGAAGATGACCGTCGGGATCCTCGGAATGGCGTTCAAGGCGGAGTCGGACGACACCCGGTCGAGCCTCAGCTACAAGCTGAAGCGCATCCTGGAGTTCCGGGCGGAGAAGGTCCTGTGCAGCGACCCCTACGTCACCACCGACCCCAAGCTGGTCCCGGACGAGCAGGTGCTCGCCGAGTCGGACCTGATCGTCGTCGGTGCGCCCCACAGGTGTTACGCCGCACTGGATCCGCAGGTTCCGGTGGTC contains:
- a CDS encoding nucleotide sugar dehydrogenase; the protein is MEIVIIGGCGHVGLPLGIAFASRGRKVCVYDLNDEAVATVNSGTMPFAENGASDVLAEVVGAGLLVASSDPSVISDAQNVIVVIGTPVDEHLNPSPQAVPLAIEAVLDHLVDGQLLVLRSTLYPGVTAMVEKVIARAGRTIDVAFCPERIAEGYAMTELFQLPQIVSGRTDAAAGRAEELFRVLTDKIVRTTPEEAELAKLFTNAWRYIKFATANQFYIIANDFGLDFETIRKALAFEYPRAQDMPSAGFAAGPCLFKDTMQLAAFNNNNFLLGHAGMMVNEGLPLYLVARIEQRFDLSKMTVGILGMAFKAESDDTRSSLSYKLKRILEFRAEKVLCSDPYVTTDPKLVPDEQVLAESDLIVVGAPHRCYAALDPQVPVVDIWNVFGKGVRV